Below is a genomic region from Prunus persica cultivar Lovell chromosome G3, Prunus_persica_NCBIv2, whole genome shotgun sequence.
TTTGATCATCCTAATGTATTTTTTGAGAAGATGTCAAAAGCCCTTTTTGTTGCTCCTTGTGGAGGCTGAAGAACAAGCCAATTTTCAGCATTCTCTGGTTTCCAGTTTTTCAGATGTAGGCTGTTTGTGGCACAGGGGACACAGCCCGAAAATAATATGTATGGTTGACAAATGCCAGGTTCATTCTTGGAAAGAAGATAAAGAATGGGTTTTGAATTAGGGCTTCAACAGAGGGTCAACATATTGAAATGGATAGGGAATGCTTCCAAGAATGCTGTGGAAGAAGTGTTTTAAGTTGACAAATGGAACACCAGTATCACCATGTTTGGGCCTTGGCAACCAAAAGTTAGTTTAGTTAGTTTAGTTAGTTGCCTATCCCACTAACTAAAAGAGTATTATTTTATACATTCTTCAAGCATAATATCAATAGTCCATAACATAGCAGTGAGAATGACCAAAATAGACCTAACTCAAAGATCATATACTTTACATTTTACATGAATACAGAATATGACTTCACAGACAATCTTATCTTGAGTTTTAGCCGAAACTTTGTCCCAGTATTAGCGGCAcaagctttctttctttccacaAGCATTTCAAATTATTGACAGACAGGTAAATTTTTTAGCGTAAGAAGACAAATTGTTGGGCTTCAGACTCCAGCTTGAAGAAGGGGTGAGTTATGGTCATCAGTGCTTCTTGGATGGCGTTTTGGCATCAGAGCTGGATCCTTATATGCAGTGCGTAATTTATCATAAAACACAGCTATTGTAGGATCATTTTGGTCTTCTCTATCTTTCTTTATCAAACACTATATATAAAACACAGTAATTAGACCCTTACATACATGCCAAATTGTCGGCTGAGGCATTGTTTAGCTTTTAGAAAAGACATACAAGGGGACGAAAAAGTGTCAGGAAAAGAAGCAATATTAGCCAATAAGATGCAACAAAAGATCATAACCGCTTGGGTTTCACTATCAGATTGACATAACAATATACAGTGAATGCTAAAGATCAAAGTTGGAATATTAACTAAatacaaaatcaaaactaaaTAGATGGTTTTGGTGCCAACTTACCTCAACAGGATAGTCTTTGAATATTGGTAGAAATCGTTTACGGCAGTACTCATTAAAAAGAAGCGTGAGAATTGGAAGAGGGACAGTCAAACTAGAAGCCAAGGAAAGCTTCTTAAGCCCAAATATCCCAATTGCAATAACGTGCATCAGTAccaaggaaaaaattgttgaGTTGTGCACAGTTGGCCAAAATCTTCCGCCAGTTTCATACTTGGGTGCATATACATTTAGCAGCTGTTGCATATAGGTAAATACAATgaataatacaaataaaatttccACCAATGACCAAAAACATAACTTAGATGGTACAAACTAGGAAGTACTATCAAAGTGTCAGCAAGTATTTGAGTAGTAAGTAATTCAACTCAATAAGGATCCTATATGAGCTTCTGATATCACTAGAACAAATtgccaaaaatcaaaagacatttcaatgaagagaaaattttACCATGCAGAAAGCTTCTTTGCCTGAGGTTTCGAGGTGCTCAGTTTGGGGTTGtatcaatttttctttgtggtATCATGGAGCCACAGAGTGATTTTACCCTTGCATCAATAATTTTTGGGTGGTATCATGTAGCCACAGAGTGATTTTACCCTATAATTTTTCGTGATACAACCTATATTTTGGAGTTTCAGTCTGCTCCTTGAAACACTAATTGTTAGTCAGAAGTACCCAATATGTTGCATtgacagtttttgaaaaataaagttatATCATGTCCTAACTCCCAACTTCCCTCCCATGCCACCTTTtctctaaattaaattatgatcAGTCTATGCCTTAGAGGTCTACTATAGTTAAATGAAAAAGGCATACTATGAACCAAGGAGTAAATAACAATCCAATTTGACAGGTAGCTACAATTCAAATCAGGACAATGCTTAGTCATGCGGATCAATccataataaatattgacataATGGCATTAGATTTACAACGAGATTATGTAAATTTGTGCAATTAGTTCAGAAAATATATGTGTGCCCAAGCTGTCACTTGATTATACTGATTGTAATATTATACTATGCTATTCACCTTTAATGAGCATTAATGTTCGAAGTAGGTTGTCTAATGTTGAAAGGTAgaattttaatcatttttatgCAATAGTTTTGCATAAAAAGAAAGCATTCAACTAACCTGGTTACGGTAGATTATGTATCCCAGACAACAGTAAACCAAAAGGAAGGGGAGAATCAGCGGAGCCAGgaagaaatatgttattccaAGGAGTCCGAAAAACAGAACTTTAGGAATGTCACTGTGGTATGGAATTGAAGGAACCTCaaattcatcatcatcttttcctgaaaatgGTCTTTTTATAATACTGGAAATCAGGGGAAGCAGGCGGAAGAGTTCTGAGGATAGAAGACTGGTCCATCCAGATGTCACAACATATGCAATGAAGAATGATGCCTGCATCCAAGATAAAGAATCTATATAATATCCTTCATCATCAATTCCTGATGCAAATACATGGTTTCAAAAGTTCAACTTTTAACATTTAAGCCAAATCTCAAGTTCGGCAGACAAAGATACAATCATACAAGAaccacaaattttttattgataaCAAATTATCCTCACATTATCACCAAGATTATAACTTAACGATGATCAAGAAAaagtatttgaaaattttataggTCAGGAAAAAATTACCAGGAAGTAGTTAAGTAAAAATTTCACATCTCAACTTACTACAAACCCTTAAACAGTTCAAATAgcttttttaattaagaattaagaaaaacgAGAAAGGGCATGGCCATAGTAATGAATTTTCAAAAAGCTTCTTAAAACTTCATATGATTATTCCAGAGAGGAATACATGCTAAAATTGCGTATGTATTTTCACCTGTGCTGGAACAGCATCAGCAAGGATTCCCGGAATCtttttgggctcaagaaaGATATTGAACCGATAGAGAACTGACCCTGATAGTGTATTTGCCAAGAAAATGTTCCATATTGTAAACCACAACATCTTGGTGCATGCACTTTTTTCTATCTGACTGAAAGAGATGCAACCTTCCATGGATGACAACATTATCATGATGGGTGGCACAAAAGAAAGGAACAAATGAAGAATAAGACTTGGAAGATAACCTGTTATGACTTCACTGACAACTGTTCTGTAAGTCAAGAAATTGTACGATTCAGCGTCACGTCTTAAATAAAAGAGagttaattaatgaaaatgcTATATTTTCCACTTACAGGTTCAGTATGCTTTTCAGAAAAGGAAACCACGTTTCCAACTGTTCAAGATTAGTAAGGCCTTGCACTATTACAACTGGAATGAGGAATAAAATTGTAAGAGCAGCGCAtgcaaccaccaccaccagctTGGAGATCCATCTTTTtataaaagatgaagaaaagaaggtaaaagatgaagaaaagaagggcCAGTGAACGTCTTGAGGCTCCGGAGCCCTCTCGGTGACCCATTCTGTGGGATTTGTTCCTTGTTGAATGTGTAAAGCTATTGCAGCACCAAGCCGGGACTTAAATGACACAAAGGCAGCTGGAACTTCCtattatgaatattttttgGGCATTGTGGAACAATCAACTACATCAAATTTCATGCTCATATAAATCAAACAATATTGGAATAATCTATTCCAATTATACAAATCagtataacaaaaaaataataataatcatgaAGAAGTGTGTTACTGATTTCTATTATGTTTCATGGATACTTTTGTTTCACCTCTTACATTCAGATTAATGCTAAAGGAATTCTTAACTAGAGGAGATCTTCTTTTATACCATTTGAAACAATTATTATCAAACtctattgaaaaaaaaaatttccatgaATACCTTTCCTGCCACTGACAATTGCTCCATTCTCACATTATCTTctaaattttccaatttctttcCATATTGATCTAAAACATCAACTTTGCGTCCAAAAAGCCCGCAAAAGCCATCACGTCTGGATCTTTGCTGGGGCTTAGTTTCCGATTTCAGATGCACAAGCCTTCTGTATAGCTTTTCTGCATCACTctacgaaaagaaaaaatatatataactcATTGTCAATTTCTCATTTGATAAAGAAATGTTAAACTGTTACAATTTTAGTGTCTGAAAACAACCCTATTTCGAAATTATGCATTACAAATTTGTTCAGATGTTCTTACGTATGATGTTTtcagaaacccaaaatatataaataaataaatatacacacacacacacacacacacacatataggGTACGCCTGATGGCCAGGCAGGGTGAGACGAAGCAAGCAGGAAGGGACTCAGGTGTGATGTTTAAGcaactaaataaatataggCTACAACTGATGACCGGGAAGGGTAGGATGAAGCAAGCAGAAAGGGACTCTGAGGCGTGATATGTAAGAACCTAAAAAGAATCCACATAGCAATTACAGAAGCACCAAGCAGGGCCTtagaaaacaaccaaaaaaaacctaaCTTGTCGAGGATTAGTCTGACACTCCttgaaaattaatgaattaattaaagttacaaggTAATACCCTCGTAAAATTAAATGTATGGCATGGTGGTGAAATAGTCAAGTCAATGCAGATCACAGAgctcaaaaacaaattaattcgTAAAAATGTTGTTCTTCAGTCAATAATTATGAGGTGCAGAGGCTACATAAACAGGATAAACTACTTTCTGCTTGATTACTTGCACACATTGTCGGGactatccaaaaaaaattcattcaaaCATAGGCACATAACATGATTataagtgaaaaataaatgaggTCCCATTCttattttccaaaataaaCTCCCACAATAAATATGACCCCTGTGGGCCGTGGGGAGTGGGGACAAAAGATTGAATCAATTATCCACACGGAATTCTTACAGTGAGACGTTGGAGTTCGTTGGTTCGGCGAACCACTGCATGTGAAAGATAAGTAGAAGGATAATACTCTGTAAAAAATCTCTCAACAGTTTCACTGCAGCTGCTCCCAGATGAGACAGGAATACCACGAACTAATATTGTAAATTGATGAGGCTGAGGTTTGGATGAATAGTAGTGCGCATATCTCTTTGATGAGATATAGCCATACTCCTGCAGTTGTAGTCATCAAGTTGAAATCGGTGTTGATTCTTTCTTCTAAATGAACCAGAAATCGATGGAATAAGccattaaaaaacaaaatctgaCTTACATAATGAAGAAGATAGCAGACGACTCCACTGAAAATGTATACTGCACAAAAGTGAACCCATAACCTTGGGAGACCAAAACTAATAATCAGGTGATCTTCAGAATAATTTTACTATGCCtactataaatataataaatccAAATGTACTTGAACATTATCTAGCAACATCAAAGAGAACTACTCCACATAGAGGTCGAAATTAGTTtgaataatatgtgagaaggATATTCAACAGACCTAAGTCCATATCTTGGCATGAGCTTGAACAACTTCATTCTCACCTCCTAGTCTATGAACGTGCAAGCACAAAAAGTAAGAGAAAACTCCAACTCAGTTGCTGGTATCTAGGAGCAATATTTCCCATCTAAGTTAGCTTATTTAATCTGCCAGAGTCTGACAAAAACGAAATACAACAAAGCTGCCACACAGGAATTAGAAGATAACCAGAGACCTATATCCAAATCTCAACCTAAGCTCATACGGCTTCACCTGCTGTCTAAGGCTATGAATGTGCAGGCACAAAGAGGGAATCCTAGGTCTTTAACGTTTCATTGATTGATGCACTAACTTATAAAGGGCATATAGTGCATAGAATTGAAAGCCACTGAAATGGATTACTGCATTGGGGAACAATGTGTGGAAATATGATGCAGGGCTATACAAGGCACTCAACACATTGTAGCAAATGCTACAATGAGTCAAAGAATAATAACGGCAGTGTTTAAGACTGCAATTTCATGTCAAGTTAATTCTTTTGTCAACAATATTTCCACAAGTTTCAATCAAGAGCAGCTACAGATGACACTCCGAACCAGACAATTACCATTTTGAGCCATCATTGACATTTGAAATACTGAAGGAGTCCAAAGACTTGTTGGGcaaatcagaaaaatcaaaatccacATCGAGCTGGTTCCCCAGATAATTTATTGGAAGAAGAATGAGAACCCCAACAATCCCAGCAAAGCCAAAGACTCTCAAActgcataaaaacaaacaaaacaaactcaaatacGCACTCGAAAAAGCAAAATCAATCTCAACATACCCTGCAATTATAGCTTATTAAGTAACCTGAAGATAAAAATGCGAATGAAGACCACAGCATCTAAGCTGGAGACTGAGAGGAGCTCATCTTCAGAGGGCTGCCATGCTCTTTTCACCCAACCTGCAGTTGGTAACAGCCTCTCGAAATTGAAACCATTTTTTTGCTCAGATCCTTCTTTAGCAGCAACCAAGCGCGGTGCATAGACTTCAAGATTACTGGGTTGCTTCCTCAATACAGAATATAGAGTGAAGAAGAGGAGACAAAGACCAAGATTGATTCCTACTGATGTTAAAAGTGCCCACACTATCATATCTTCAAACAAAGCAACTCAACCTCAACTGAGCAAACtgcaaattatatatttgtagtGCAAAGCAAACTGCAAATTATATAATTGCAGTGCAAAGATGGCACTACAATCTCAAGTCTCCAACTTTAACGAAAGAAAGCATCACCCAATTGGGAAAGTGAGAACCTGTAAGCAGCTGTGTGAGTGTGAGCGCGAGGGACAGGGCAGGGGCAGCAAGGGGAATTTACGCTTGAGGCTTGCTTAAGCAAAGGAAGGTACATAATATGTTGGGATTTTCTCAACGTAACCGACTTTATTTCAAGCAACTCACTGCTTGCCGGCCGAAATGTCACTCTCAAGTAGGGGTCAACCCGACCGAACTATCAACTCGATCATAATAGGTTAGGTTGGTCTAAAAATGAGTGGATCTTGAGttcaaaaaaatcattaattgcTATATATGGGTTGGaactaaaacttaaaaatatgCTTAAGTTTGAGTTAATCCGACTGAACCGCTCAACTCGATCACAAGAAATTTGGGTTGAGTTGAGTTGGCCTAATAATGAGCAAGTCTTAGGTCCAATAAAACATAAATCGCTATAGGATTGGGTTACGAGTTGGGACTAAAACCTACCCAACTCAACCGATGCCCACCCTTACTCAAGCTCAACCAATGGTAGATCTAGGATTTGAAAGTTGGTCGGGCTAAACATATTGTATTAAATTCAATGGCACTAACATAAAAAGATACACCTAATCAGAGAACGAATTCAGCGTTACCCTCAAATGCATTTTTatgcataaataaaaacttaataaaaacaaaaaccacaaaTAAATGCAATGCAGTACAAAACAACACTATTTAAATCCAAAAGTTTATCCTACGAAAAGTTTAGAAGTCTTAAATTCTTTAATTATCGTTGTGTTATTGATATTATTAACAaactttcttttatatatattaagtgcATATTAACAAACTCTCTTTCACACATATTTTAAGTATTGGAGAAAatcaacaaagaaaatcatatgtatatatatttttttaaagaggaAATATTGACTTTAAAACAAAGAATTTTGAAGTAAAACTTTCATACATGTGAAGTACAGCCCATTAACACACTTGATAAATAAAACCATTGATccattaacaaaacaaaaaacctatAAAATTGATAAATAACACATTGACAATCAAACCCTTGACACAAGAACTAAATAACCTAACCCATTAACACAACAAAGACATAACCCAACCCATTAATATGCATGATTCTTCAATGATatagagaaaatgagagacaGAAGatgaactcaaaaaaaaaaaaaaaggaaccaaATTAGACTCGTACCAAACATAAGAGTATCTCTAAGAGAAGA
It encodes:
- the LOC18783653 gene encoding CSC1-like protein HYP1 isoform X2; this translates as MIVWALLTSVGINLGLCLLFFTLYSVLRKQPSNLEVYAPRLVAAKEGSEQKNGFNFERLLPTAGWVKRAWQPSEDELLSVSSLDAVVFIRIFIFSLRVFGFAGIVGVLILLPINYLGNQLDVDFDFSDLPNKSLDSFSISNVNDGSKWLWVHFCAVYIFSGVVCYLLHYEYGYISSKRYAHYYSSKPQPHQFTILVRGIPVSSGSSCSETVERFFTEYYPSTYLSHAVVRRTNELQRLTSDAEKLYRRLVHLKSETKPQQRSRRDGFCGLFGRKVDVLDQYGKKLENLEDNVRMEQLSVAGKEVPAAFVSFKSRLGAAIALHIQQGTNPTEWVTERAPEPQDVHWPFFSSSFTFFSSSFIKRWISKLVVVVACAALTILFLIPVVIVQGLTNLEQLETWFPFLKSILNLTVVSEVITGCISFSQIEKSACTKMLWFTIWNIFLANTLSGSVLYRFNIFLEPKKIPGILADAVPAQASFFIAYVVTSGWTSLLSSELFRLLPLISSIIKRPFSGKDDDEFEVPSIPYHSDIPKVLFFGLLGITYFFLAPLILPFLLVYCCLGYIIYRNQLLNVYAPKYETGGRFWPTVHNSTIFSLVLMHVIAIGIFGLKKLSLASSLTVPLPILTLLFNEYCRKRFLPIFKDYPVECLIKKDREDQNDPTIAVFYDKLRTAYKDPALMPKRHPRSTDDHNSPLLQAGV
- the LOC18783653 gene encoding CSC1-like protein HYP1 isoform X1, translating into MIVWALLTSVGINLGLCLLFFTLYSVLRKQPSNLEVYAPRLVAAKEGSEQKNGFNFERLLPTAGWVKRAWQPSEDELLSVSSLDAVVFIRIFIFSLRVFGFAGIVGVLILLPINYLGNQLDVDFDFSDLPNKSLDSFSISNVNDGSKWLWVHFCAVYIFSGVVCYLLHYEYGYISSKRYAHYYSSKPQPHQFTILVRGIPVSSGSSCSETVERFFTEYYPSTYLSHAVVRRTNELQRLTSDAEKLYRRLVHLKSETKPQQRSRRDGFCGLFGRKVDVLDQYGKKLENLEDNVRMEQLSVAGKEVPAAFVSFKSRLGAAIALHIQQGTNPTEWVTERAPEPQDVHWPFFSSSFTFFSSSFIKRWISKLVVVVACAALTILFLIPVVIVQGLTNLEQLETWFPFLKSILNLTVVSEVITGYLPSLILHLFLSFVPPIMIMLSSMEGCISFSQIEKSACTKMLWFTIWNIFLANTLSGSVLYRFNIFLEPKKIPGILADAVPAQASFFIAYVVTSGWTSLLSSELFRLLPLISSIIKRPFSGKDDDEFEVPSIPYHSDIPKVLFFGLLGITYFFLAPLILPFLLVYCCLGYIIYRNQLLNVYAPKYETGGRFWPTVHNSTIFSLVLMHVIAIGIFGLKKLSLASSLTVPLPILTLLFNEYCRKRFLPIFKDYPVECLIKKDREDQNDPTIAVFYDKLRTAYKDPALMPKRHPRSTDDHNSPLLQAGV